The following coding sequences are from one Syntrophotaleaceae bacterium window:
- a CDS encoding AMP-binding protein yields the protein MSLLQKNAAAFRHSNLAFSSIHEINATQNELLRNHIAYLSAHSPFYRKRFAETGVNPAGIRTLEDIGLLPLTDKADLASCNEEFLCVDRREIVDLCLTSGTTGRPVALAQTALDLERLAFNEELSFRCIGITAADRVLIAAAMDRCFMAGLAYFLGLVRIGAQAIRGGSSSVPALMELLNAHHPTAIVGVPTLLLRLAESLQDEGLDPVSLGIRRLICIGEPLRLADLSLSVSGKRLQALWGAEVFGTYASTEMATAFTDCSFGRGGHLQPELMVVEIIDEEGRPLPPGIPGEVVATPLQVTGMPLLRFRTGDIAALYREPCSCGRNSWRLGPIIGRRAQMLKYRGTTVFPRPFSRFWKKSTGSVGTTWKFSMNLTWETACGSLWAAPIPPPGRSFWPS from the coding sequence GGCTGCATTTCGGCACAGCAACCTGGCTTTTTCCAGTATTCACGAAATTAACGCCACCCAGAACGAACTTTTGCGCAATCATATCGCCTATCTCTCAGCGCATTCTCCATTTTATCGAAAACGTTTTGCAGAGACGGGCGTAAATCCGGCCGGGATTCGGACCCTCGAAGATATCGGATTGTTGCCCTTGACCGACAAGGCGGACCTGGCCAGCTGCAATGAGGAATTTCTGTGTGTCGACCGGAGGGAGATCGTCGATCTCTGCCTGACCTCAGGTACAACCGGACGCCCCGTTGCACTGGCACAAACCGCCCTGGACCTGGAACGATTGGCTTTCAACGAGGAACTGTCCTTCCGCTGCATCGGTATTACCGCTGCCGACCGGGTATTGATTGCCGCCGCCATGGATCGGTGTTTCATGGCTGGCCTGGCCTATTTTCTGGGCCTTGTCCGAATTGGGGCCCAGGCGATTCGCGGCGGGTCGAGCAGCGTACCGGCCCTGATGGAGCTTTTGAACGCTCACCATCCGACAGCTATCGTCGGGGTTCCGACCCTGCTTCTGCGCCTGGCCGAAAGTCTCCAGGACGAAGGCCTTGATCCAGTTAGCCTGGGGATTCGGCGACTGATCTGCATCGGTGAACCGCTGCGCCTGGCTGACTTGTCTCTCTCGGTCAGCGGCAAGCGCCTGCAGGCCCTGTGGGGAGCGGAGGTTTTCGGAACCTACGCCAGCACCGAAATGGCCACCGCCTTTACCGATTGCTCTTTTGGACGGGGGGGCCATTTGCAACCTGAATTGATGGTCGTGGAAATCATCGATGAAGAGGGTCGTCCCCTGCCGCCCGGAATACCTGGGGAGGTGGTGGCCACGCCGCTGCAGGTTACGGGGATGCCGCTGCTGCGGTTTCGAACGGGGGATATCGCCGCTCTGTACAGGGAACCGTGCTCCTGCGGACGCAATTCCTGGCGACTGGGTCCGATTATCGGACGCAGAGCGCAGATGCTCAAGTATCGAGGGACGACAGTTTTCCCCAGGCCATTTTCCAGGTTCTGGAAGAAATCAACTGGGTCCGTGGGTACTACCTGGAAGTTTTCGATGAATTTGACCTGGGAGACCGCCTGCGGATCGTTGTGGGCTGCGCCGATCCCGCCGCCCGGGCGGAGTTTCTGGCCGAGCTGA